The nucleotide sequence GCCAGGCAAAGTTTTCCCGCGTAAATCCATCAAAGGCCGCGCCCGCGTTGCGCACGAAGGGACTCGCCTCGTCATAGCCGATGATGGCATGGCGCGCCAGATCGGCCAGTGCCAAAGGCATGCCATGCTGCGCCAGATAGTCCGCGTGCGCATGCAGGCCCAGTTCGATATCGCCCACCTTGCGCGCCACCAGCTGTTCCTGGCGGGGCCGCAGCATGCGCACGGCAATATCCGCTTCCCGGCGCAGCAAGTCCTGCACCTTGTTACTCAATACCAATTCAATAATCAAGTCCGGATGGCGCGCACGCAGGCGGGCCAGTATCGCCGGCAGCACCTGCACGCCCACCACTTCGCTGGCCGCGATGCGCACGACGCCAGCCACGCCCTGCCCTTGACTGCTGGCGGCGCGCTGCATCAGGGCCGCCGTATGCTCCATGGTTTCCGCGTGGGGGCGCAGCGCCAGCGCCACTTCCGTGGGCAGCAGGCCCTGCTGGGAACGCGTAAACAGGGTCGCGCCCAGCGCCTGCTCCAGCGCGGCGACATGCCGGCCGACGGTGGGCTGCGTGATGCCCAGCGCGCGGGCCGCGCCGGACAGCGAACCATGCTTGAGCACGGCCAGCAGCGAACGATAGTATTCCCAGGCAATGGAGGTAGTCATACATAAATGTATAGCCTGTCATCGATGTTCGTCAATTCTCAATTAGCCTTGCGTGGCAGATACTGGCTCCATCAACCACAGGGAGGCCATGATGGAGAACACGAAAAACACGAAAGCGGTATTGGTGCTGGGCGCCACGGGCGGCATCGGCGGCGAAATGCTGCGCCAGCTAGCGGCGGCGGGCTGGCAGGTACGCGCCTTGACGCGGGGAGAAACGCCATCGCCGCGCGGCGACGGCGTTGCATGGCTGCGCGGCGATGCGCTGTCGCGCGCGGACGTGCTGGCGGCCGCCAAAGGTTGCGCCGTCATCGTGCACGCCGTCAACCCGCCCGGCTACCGCCACTGGGGCCGGCTGGTGCTGCCCATGCTCGACAACACCATCGCGGCCGCCATCGCCGAAGGCGCCACCATCGTGCTGCCTGGTACCGTGTACAACTTTGGCCCCGATGCCTTCCCCAGGCTGGCCGAGGACGCACCGCAGCACCCGCAGACGCGCAAGGGCGCCATCCGCGTGGAACTGGAAGCGCGCCTGGAGCGGGCAAGCACGCAGGGCGCCAGGGTCCTGATCGTGCGGGCGGGCGATTTCTTCGGCCCCCGTGCCGGCAATAACTGGTTTTCGCAGGGTCTCGTCAAGCCGGGCCAGAGCGTGCGCAGCGTGCTGTATCCGGGCGCACCCGGCGTGGGCCATCAGTGGTCCTACCTGCCCGACGTGGCGCACACGATGCTGCAATTGCTGGCCATGCGCGCCACCTTGCCCGCGTTTGCGCGCTTTCACATGGCTGGCCACTGGGACCACGACGGCAGGCAAATGACGGGGGCGATTGCCCGCGTGCTGGAACAGGCCACGGGTACGCCACCGGCCATCCGACGTTTTCCGTGGTGGCTGGTGGCACTGGCGTCACCGTTCGTGGCGACCCTGCGTGAAATGCGCGAAATGCGCTATTTATGGCAAACCCCGCTACAGATGGACAATGCGCAGCTGCTGGCCGTACTGGGCCGGGAGCCGCATACGCCGCTCGACGAGGCGGTGCGGGCGACATTGCAGGGCATGGGCAATCTGCAAAAGGCAGCGGGCAAAAAAAACGCGCCGGGATTGCCGGCGCGTTAATTGCAGGTACTGCGGCACAGATTATTTCTGTGCCAGTACCCATTTGACCAGGGTGTGGGCTTCCGCATCGCTCACCTGCGGGTTGGCTGGCATCGGGATCGCGCCCCAGGTGCCGGAACCGCCCTTCATGACTTTCGCCACGAGCTTGGCTTCCGCGTCCTTTTGGCCGGCATACTTGGCCGCCACGTCTTTATACGCCGGGCCCACCAGTTTCGTGCTCACCGCGTGGCAAGCCATGCAGTTCTTTGCTTTCGCCAGGTCCGGATTGGCCAACGCTGCTTGCGATGCCAGAGCCGACACGGCCAATACACTCACCAACATAAAACGTTTCATTGTCTTTTCTCCAAAGTTACTTCCTGCGGCATTTTACTGTGTTTCCGCAGATGCACCACGAGCCCAGATCAAGCGTTTCAATGTAGTAACGCAATGTAGTAGCGATTAGGCACTCATATTCTGCCCCATCTGCGCGCGCCTGACCATGTTGTTTGTAAGGCGATGTAACGACAAGCGGCCCCGCACGGTCAAATGGGGCCTGCCGTCGCACTTACACAACAAATCAGCGTTTCTTCAGCTGCGACAGATCGCGCACGGCGCCGCGGTCGGCCGATGTCGTCAGGGCCGCATAGGCCTGCAGCGCCTGCGATACATAGCGTTCGCGGTTGACGGGCAGCCAGGCATCGTCCCCCTTCGCTTCCATGGCGGCGCGACGCGCGGCCAGTTGCGCATCCGTCACGCGCAGGTTAATGCTGCGCTCGGGGATATCGATGTCGATGAAGTCGCCCTCTTCCACCAGGCCGATGGCGCCCCCTTCGGCCGCTTCCGGCGACGCGTGACCGATCACCAGGCCAGAAGAACCGCCCGAGAAGCGCCCGTCCGTGAACAGCGCGCATGCCTTGCCCAGCCCCTTCGATTTGATATACGAGGTCGGGTACAGCATTTCCTGCATGCCGGGGCCACCTTTCGGGCCTTCGTAGCGGATGATGACGACATCGCCTTCATGTACGGTGTCTTCCAGGATGGCCGCGACAGCCGCATCCTGGCTTTCGAACACGCGCGCCTTGCCCGAGAATTTCAAAATGCTTTCATCCACGCCGGCCGTCTTGACAATGCAACCCTTTTCGGCCAGGTTGCCGTACAAGACCGCCAGGCCGCCATCCTGCGAATAGGCGTGGGCCTTGTCGCGGATGCAGCCCGTGGCACGATCCGTGTCGACGGCGGCGAAGCGCTCCGATTGCGAGAACGCCGTCTGCGTCGGCACGCCGCCCGGGGCGGCGCGGAACAGTTCATGCACGGCAGGATTATCCGTGCACATGATGTCGTTTTGCGCGATGGCGTCGGCCAGGGTAGTCGCGTGGATGGTTGGCAAAGTCGTGTTGAGCAGGCCGGCACGCGCCAGTTCGCCCAGGATGCCCACGATGCCGCCCGCGCGGTGCACGTCTTCGATATGGTATTTGTCCGTCATCGGCGCCACCTTGCACAGGCAGGGCACCTTGCGCGAGATGCGGTCGATGTCAGCCATCGTGAATTCCACTTCCGCCTCGTGCGCGGCGGCCAGCAAATGCAGCACGGTGTTGGTCGAGCCACCCATGGAGACGTCGAGCGCCATGGCATTTTCGAAGGCGGCCTTGGTGGCGATCGAGCGCGGCAGCACGGAGTAATCGTCCTGCTCGTAATGGCGCTTGGCCAGGTCCACGATCAGACGTCCCGCGCGCAGGAACAGTTGCTGGCGGTCGGAGTGCGTGGCCAGGATGGTGCCGTTGCCAGGCAGGGCCAGGCCCAGCGCCTCGGTCAGGCAGTTCATCGAGTTGGCCGTAAACATGCCGGAGCAGGAACCGCAGGTCGGACAGGCCGAACGCTCGATTTCCGCCACGTCGGCGTCGGACACGCTGCTGTCGCCCGCCTTGATCATGGCGTCGACCAGGTCCAGTTTGATGATCTTCTGCGTGCCGTTGACTACCTTGACGACCTTGCCCGCTTCCATCGGCCCGCCCGAGATGAAGACGACGGGGATATTGATGCGCATGGCGGCCATCAGCATGCCCGGCGTGATCTTGTCGCAGTTCGAGATGCACACCATGGCGTCGGCGCAGTGGGCATTGACCATGTATTCGACGGAGTCAGCGATCAGGTCGCGCGACGGCAGCGAATACAGCATGCCGCCGTGGCCCATGGCGATGCCGTCATCGACGGCGATGGTGTTGAACTCCTTGGCCACGCCGCCTGCCGCCTCGATTTCGCGCGCCACCATCTGGCCCAGGTCTTTCAGATGCACGTGACCGGGCACGAACTGGGTGAACGAGTTGACGACGGCGATGATCGGC is from Janthinobacterium sp. 61 and encodes:
- a CDS encoding LysR family transcriptional regulator; the encoded protein is MTTSIAWEYYRSLLAVLKHGSLSGAARALGITQPTVGRHVAALEQALGATLFTRSQQGLLPTEVALALRPHAETMEHTAALMQRAASSQGQGVAGVVRIAASEVVGVQVLPAILARLRARHPDLIIELVLSNKVQDLLRREADIAVRMLRPRQEQLVARKVGDIELGLHAHADYLAQHGMPLALADLARHAIIGYDEASPFVRNAGAAFDGFTRENFAWRSDSDLAQLALIRAGAGIGVCQAALAARDPALRRVLPQAFSLPMETWVTMHADLRGSLRCRATFDALVEGLLAYVAEQPPI
- a CDS encoding NAD-dependent epimerase/dehydratase family protein, with protein sequence MENTKNTKAVLVLGATGGIGGEMLRQLAAAGWQVRALTRGETPSPRGDGVAWLRGDALSRADVLAAAKGCAVIVHAVNPPGYRHWGRLVLPMLDNTIAAAIAEGATIVLPGTVYNFGPDAFPRLAEDAPQHPQTRKGAIRVELEARLERASTQGARVLIVRAGDFFGPRAGNNWFSQGLVKPGQSVRSVLYPGAPGVGHQWSYLPDVAHTMLQLLAMRATLPAFARFHMAGHWDHDGRQMTGAIARVLEQATGTPPAIRRFPWWLVALASPFVATLREMREMRYLWQTPLQMDNAQLLAVLGREPHTPLDEAVRATLQGMGNLQKAAGKKNAPGLPAR
- a CDS encoding c-type cytochrome; protein product: MKRFMLVSVLAVSALASQAALANPDLAKAKNCMACHAVSTKLVGPAYKDVAAKYAGQKDAEAKLVAKVMKGGSGTWGAIPMPANPQVSDAEAHTLVKWVLAQK
- the ilvD gene encoding dihydroxy-acid dehydratase, giving the protein MPQYRSRTTTHGRNMAGARALWRATGMKDGDFDKPIIAVVNSFTQFVPGHVHLKDLGQMVAREIEAAGGVAKEFNTIAVDDGIAMGHGGMLYSLPSRDLIADSVEYMVNAHCADAMVCISNCDKITPGMLMAAMRINIPVVFISGGPMEAGKVVKVVNGTQKIIKLDLVDAMIKAGDSSVSDADVAEIERSACPTCGSCSGMFTANSMNCLTEALGLALPGNGTILATHSDRQQLFLRAGRLIVDLAKRHYEQDDYSVLPRSIATKAAFENAMALDVSMGGSTNTVLHLLAAAHEAEVEFTMADIDRISRKVPCLCKVAPMTDKYHIEDVHRAGGIVGILGELARAGLLNTTLPTIHATTLADAIAQNDIMCTDNPAVHELFRAAPGGVPTQTAFSQSERFAAVDTDRATGCIRDKAHAYSQDGGLAVLYGNLAEKGCIVKTAGVDESILKFSGKARVFESQDAAVAAILEDTVHEGDVVIIRYEGPKGGPGMQEMLYPTSYIKSKGLGKACALFTDGRFSGGSSGLVIGHASPEAAEGGAIGLVEEGDFIDIDIPERSINLRVTDAQLAARRAAMEAKGDDAWLPVNRERYVSQALQAYAALTTSADRGAVRDLSQLKKR